One genomic region from Oncorhynchus clarkii lewisi isolate Uvic-CL-2024 chromosome 21, UVic_Ocla_1.0, whole genome shotgun sequence encodes:
- the LOC139379628 gene encoding interleukin-22-like: MKFSTVQLVAAVVVVMSVCLLRESVAHSIHRPLSAPLHSADTDTMVQQVAQHAQSSDTDTDTKLMPDIDTKKNHRDICCLHANILDFYLSNILTTKEKQDKHHPKLPALKEDLARVSRDLKEHGCAIKHYNDHHHSIAFRKKLSEMEEGKGIKKAIGEIDILFTFLKDFCVHA, encoded by the exons ATGAAGTTCAGCACCGTCCAACTCGTAGCCGCTGTGGTAGTGGTGATGAGCGTCTGTCTGCTGCGCGAATCCGTGGCGCACTCCATCCATCGCCCGCTCAGCGCCCCCCTGCACAGCGCGGATACCGACACCATGGTACAGCAGGTGGCTCAACAT GCGCAAAGTTCTGACACCGATACTGACACTAAACTGATGCCAGACATCGATACTAAAAAG AACCACAGAGACATCTGCTGCCTGCATGCTAACATCCTGGACTTCTACCTGAGTAACATCCTGACCACTAAGGAGAAGCAGGACAAGCATCATCCTAAACTCCCTGCCCTGAAGGAAGACCTGGCCCGAGTCAGCAGAGACCTGAAGGAACACGGCTGT GCTATTAAACACTACAATGACCACCACCACAGCATTGCTTTCCGCAAGAAGTTGTCCGAG atggaggaggggaaagggaTCAAGAAAGCCATTGGAGAGATCGACATCCTCTTCACCTTCCTGAAAGACTTCTGTGTGCACGCCTAG